Genomic DNA from Thermoanaerobaculum aquaticum:
CTTGGCATCGCTAAAAGCCACCCGCGTCATCCACGCCAGGTAAGCCTTTCCGTTCTCACGCACCACGTACACAAGCTCCGGCCTATCCAAAGCCACACCGGAAACGATCCCGGCCTCGCGGGCTGCTTGCTGCAACGCCACCTCGCCGGAAAGGGCCGGCCGCTGGGGCAGGTTTTCATCGGGAACAAAGGTGCCATTGATGGCGTAGACCTTGCCGGTAGCTTTATCGGCGTGCACCAACAGCTCAGCGCCTACCACCGGGATCCCCCGGAGGGTCTGCCGGAAGCGAACGTGAACCTTGCCCAGCTCGTCTTCCTTAACCTCACTGAGGGCCAGTTCTTCGCGGCCCGTGGCGCGGAACATGGGCGTGAGCTCCTGGAGGAAGCGAAGGGCGCCTGCGGCGTGGTCCCCGCTTTCCAAACGACCCAGCTCACCGGCGATGAAGGTGGGAACCCCGGCATCGTTAAACGACAGGGTTTCCACCGCTTCCAGCTTCCCCAATCCGGCAAGCTGGTCGTCGGTTAACGCCGTCATGGGGGCCCTTACTCCGGCGGCTATGGCAAGGCCCCCCATCATCACCATGACCGCAAGCGTAACCACAAATTTCTTCATACCTGACCTCCCTCCCCGGTCAGGCTCCCCCGACCGGGGGATCGATTTTGTTGATTGAATTCTGGAGCTGCCGGCAAAGCGATGTCAAGGGCGTATTCAAAACGTCGAAAAATATTTGGTGGTTGTCCAGCCCCGCTCGGTCCTTTTTTACGATCCACATTGAGAATCAGCCGCGGGCCAAAAGTTTTTCATTGGTTTAGCCCAGGTGCCCGGGTTTCGGCGCGTCCCTAACCCTCACGTTTGCAGCTGGCCTTGTGGGCTGCGGTGTGCGAAAGTTATCTGGCAGAGTGGGGCGAAGCCGTGTTACTTGTGGAAGACCCGGGGCAAAGAATAGTGATCGGAGGCGGTATGAAGGTACGGACGGGCTTAATGCTTGCGGTGGTGTTTGGTGGGTTGCTGGTGATGAGCTACGCACTGGGGCCGCGGGGGCAAAGCAAGGCTCCCGCCACCATCCCATGGGAATCCAACGTCACGGCAGCCTTAGCCAAAGCTGAGGCTCAGCACAAGCTGGTGATGGTGGACTTTTACACCACCTGGTGCCGGTGGTGTCAGCGGCTGGACGCCACCACTTTGAGCGAACCGGCAGTGGCGGCAAAGATTGGTGATGGTTTTGTTCCTGTGCGCCTGGACGCTGAAAACGACGGGCGGGAGCTAGCTCAGAAGTTTGGGGTGGATAGCTACCCCACGGTGGTCTTCCTCGACAAATCGGGCCAGGAGGTCTACCGCATTGCCGGGTACCTAGAACCCCAGGACTTTTTGCGGGAACTTGAGAACGTGAAGGCCGGCAGCTAAAGCCTTCTTGTGGGCTTCTTCACAAGCGCCTGCAAGGGCTGTACAATGCCCCCTGTGCCCGGACGGCACGGGGGGCTCGCATGCGTTGGTTCTTGCCAATAGACAGCAGGTTTCTGGAAATCTTCGACCTTGCCAGCGGCAACATTGTGCAGGCGGTGGAGCTTTTCACCCGCATGCTGCAAGAACCCAAGGAGCTTGCGGCGCGGGTGGAAGAGCTCAAGGCCTTGGAACACCAGGGTGACCGCTATACCCACGAGACGCTAGCTCGTCTCAACACCAGCTTTGTGACCCCTTTTGATCGCGAGGACATCCACGCCCTGGCCACCAAGCTGGACGACATCTTGGATGCGGTGGACGCCACCGGCCATCGGCTTCTGCTTTACGGCGTGGGCCAAGTCCCCGACCGCCTGGTGCAACTGGCGGAGCTTCTTCTCGCCTCTGCCCGCGAGGTGCAAAAGGCGGTTGTTGCTCTGCACGATCCACGACGCCACAAGGAAGCGCTGACCTGCTGCGTGGAAATCAACAGGCTCGAAAACGAAGCCGATCAAATCCACCGCGACGCGCTGGCCGATCTTTTTGCGAATCACCGGGATCCCGTGGAAATCATCAAGCAAAAGGACCTTTTCGCCTTTCTCGAAGAAGGGACAGACCGCTGCGAAGACGTGGCCAATATCATTGAGACCATCATCATCAAGGCCTCGTGATGCTTGAGGCTCACCGGGAGGGCCGGCAATGCTGACCTTGGTGGTTTTTATCGTGGTCTTAGCCTTGGTGTTTGACTTTCTCAACGGGATGAACGATGCGGCCAATTCGGTGGCAACGGTGGTGGCCACCGGGGTGCTGCCGCCGAGGCTAGCGGTGCTCTGGGCGGCTTTTTTTAACTTCGTGGCAGCTTTTGGCTTCGAGGTGAAGGTGGCGGGCACCGTGGGCAAGGGCATCGTGCACCCCAGTGTGGTGGATCCCTTTGTGGTGCTGGCGGCGTTGCTTTCGGCCATTGTCTGGACCTACCTTTGCACGGCCCTGGGGCTGCCCATTTCCGTTTCCCACGCCATCATTGGCGCCTTGGCGGGGGCCGGCGCGGCCAAGGGAGGCTTGGCTGCCCTCATCCCCTCCGGGATTGGGAAGGTGGCAGCGTTCATCGTCATTTCGCCGGTAGTGGGGATGATCCTGGGCTGGCTTTTTATGGTCGCGGTTTTCTGGATTTTCCGAAAGGTAAAGGTCCAGAAGGTGGACCGCTGGTTTCGGGTGGGACAGCTGGTTTCGTCAGGAGCATACTCACTGGGCCACGGCCTCAACGATGCGCAAAAAACCATGGGCATCATTACCGTTCTGCTGTTTTCCACCGGCTACCTTAAGGAGTTTCACGTGCCGGTTTGGGTCATC
This window encodes:
- a CDS encoding thioredoxin family protein — protein: MKVRTGLMLAVVFGGLLVMSYALGPRGQSKAPATIPWESNVTAALAKAEAQHKLVMVDFYTTWCRWCQRLDATTLSEPAVAAKIGDGFVPVRLDAENDGRELAQKFGVDSYPTVVFLDKSGQEVYRIAGYLEPQDFLRELENVKAGS
- a CDS encoding DUF47 domain-containing protein, which produces MRWFLPIDSRFLEIFDLASGNIVQAVELFTRMLQEPKELAARVEELKALEHQGDRYTHETLARLNTSFVTPFDREDIHALATKLDDILDAVDATGHRLLLYGVGQVPDRLVQLAELLLASAREVQKAVVALHDPRRHKEALTCCVEINRLENEADQIHRDALADLFANHRDPVEIIKQKDLFAFLEEGTDRCEDVANIIETIIIKAS
- a CDS encoding inorganic phosphate transporter, which encodes MLTLVVFIVVLALVFDFLNGMNDAANSVATVVATGVLPPRLAVLWAAFFNFVAAFGFEVKVAGTVGKGIVHPSVVDPFVVLAALLSAIVWTYLCTALGLPISVSHAIIGALAGAGAAKGGLAALIPSGIGKVAAFIVISPVVGMILGWLFMVAVFWIFRKVKVQKVDRWFRVGQLVSSGAYSLGHGLNDAQKTMGIITVLLFSTGYLKEFHVPVWVILSCHGVIALGTLLGGWNVVHTMGIRLTRLRPVGGFCAESAGAVSLIGASLAGIPVSTTHTIAGAIAGVGSTTRVSAVRWGVASRIVWAWVLTLPTTALVAALTWWVVDGVRGFWG